The Methanoregula boonei 6A8 genome has a window encoding:
- the thsA gene encoding thermosome subunit alpha, with the protein MSQQLGGQPIIILRQGTTRNRGEEAQHSNIMAAKAIANAVRTTLGPRGMDKMLVSSTGDIVITNDGATILSEISVQHPGAKMVVEVAMTQDDEVGDGTTTAVVIAGALMDQAEKLLAMGLHPTVISEGYRMGMEKALNITESLSFKVDPADKKTLKKIAGTAITGKSIELIREKLGGIIVEAVVAITEKTGGKYSANEDDVLIKKQKGRSMDDSELVRGVILDKKRVSEDMPKKIAGAKVALIAMPMEIAKTQVKAKIKITSAEQMAAFSQQERDTLKKLADAIINAGANVVLCQKGIADPVQFFLAKHGIFAIEDVPEKDLKYAARALSGNIVNKPEDLTAKDLGHAEVVEEDNDMEITRISGCKNPKTVSILLRGTSDYLLDELERAVVDGTRVVMDAIEDGTYVAGGGAVETELFMKLRDYAGTVGGRVQIAIEGYATAFETIPRTLAENSGFNTIDKLVALKNAHAKGKKTAGLNVYTGEIIDMLDEGVLEPLRSKRQSIKSASETSIMLVRIDDMMITQSKNSAGSMPGMG; encoded by the coding sequence ATGTCACAACAGCTTGGCGGACAGCCAATAATTATTCTCAGGCAGGGGACAACACGGAACCGCGGCGAGGAAGCCCAGCATTCGAATATCATGGCCGCAAAGGCAATCGCAAACGCGGTCCGGACCACCCTTGGCCCCCGGGGCATGGACAAGATGCTTGTCAGCTCAACCGGGGATATCGTGATCACAAACGACGGTGCCACCATCTTAAGTGAGATCTCGGTCCAGCACCCCGGCGCAAAGATGGTAGTCGAAGTGGCCATGACCCAGGACGACGAGGTCGGGGACGGGACCACGACTGCCGTGGTCATTGCCGGGGCTTTAATGGATCAGGCGGAAAAACTGCTCGCCATGGGACTCCACCCGACCGTTATCTCCGAAGGGTACCGCATGGGTATGGAAAAAGCCCTCAACATTACCGAATCCCTCTCGTTCAAGGTCGACCCGGCGGACAAAAAGACCCTTAAAAAGATCGCCGGCACAGCGATCACCGGCAAGTCCATAGAACTGATCCGGGAAAAACTGGGCGGCATTATCGTGGAGGCCGTGGTGGCCATTACAGAAAAGACCGGCGGGAAATACAGTGCGAATGAAGACGACGTGCTCATCAAGAAGCAGAAGGGCAGGTCCATGGATGACTCCGAACTTGTCCGCGGGGTTATCCTTGACAAAAAACGGGTAAGCGAAGATATGCCAAAGAAAATTGCCGGGGCAAAAGTCGCACTCATCGCCATGCCCATGGAGATCGCAAAAACCCAGGTAAAGGCCAAGATAAAGATTACAAGCGCTGAGCAGATGGCTGCATTCTCCCAGCAGGAGAGGGATACGTTAAAGAAACTGGCTGATGCCATTATCAACGCCGGTGCAAATGTCGTGCTTTGCCAGAAGGGCATTGCCGACCCGGTCCAGTTCTTCCTTGCAAAGCATGGCATTTTTGCAATCGAGGATGTCCCGGAAAAAGATCTCAAGTATGCAGCACGTGCACTCTCCGGAAATATTGTCAACAAGCCCGAAGACCTCACCGCAAAGGATCTCGGCCATGCAGAGGTCGTCGAAGAGGACAACGATATGGAGATCACGCGGATTTCCGGGTGCAAAAACCCAAAGACCGTCAGCATCCTGCTCCGGGGCACAAGCGACTATCTGCTGGACGAGCTGGAGCGTGCAGTTGTTGACGGCACCCGCGTAGTGATGGACGCAATTGAGGACGGCACGTACGTGGCCGGTGGCGGTGCGGTAGAGACCGAGCTTTTCATGAAACTCCGGGATTACGCCGGGACGGTCGGGGGACGGGTGCAGATCGCAATCGAAGGATATGCTACCGCCTTTGAAACCATTCCCCGGACCCTCGCAGAGAACTCGGGGTTCAACACCATCGACAAGCTGGTGGCCCTTAAAAACGCCCACGCCAAGGGCAAAAAGACGGCCGGCCTCAATGTCTATACCGGCGAAATCATCGACATGCTTGATGAGGGTGTGCTCGAACCGCTCCGGTCCAAGCGCCAGTCCATCAAAAGTGCATCCGAGACCTCCATCATGCTCGTCCGTATCGATGACATGATGATCACGCAGTCCAAAAATTCCGCCGGGTCAATGCCGGGCATGGGATAA
- a CDS encoding tetratricopeptide repeat protein, translated as MENPKVHYYNEGLDFANLGLYSDAVTSFDKAIFARPDCAEAWRKRGSALISLDRYSDALASFDKAIAINPEYANTWNNRGVALGHLGRHSEAVVSFDKAIALSPGYANAWNNRGNAYARLGQRDYAVASFNRALDIDPGYTVAKQNRATALKGKPGPA; from the coding sequence ATGGAAAATCCGAAAGTTCACTACTACAACGAAGGCCTCGATTTTGCCAACCTCGGCCTGTATTCAGATGCGGTAACCTCGTTTGACAAGGCAATTTTTGCCCGCCCGGACTGTGCCGAGGCCTGGAGAAAACGAGGGAGCGCCCTTATCAGTCTCGACAGGTATTCAGACGCGCTGGCATCGTTTGACAAGGCGATTGCGATCAACCCGGAGTACGCAAATACATGGAACAACCGGGGAGTCGCGCTCGGGCATCTTGGCCGGCATTCTGAAGCGGTGGTCTCGTTTGATAAGGCAATTGCCCTCAGCCCGGGATACGCGAATGCATGGAACAACCGCGGGAACGCGTATGCCCGGCTCGGCCAGCGGGACTACGCGGTCGCATCGTTTAACCGGGCACTTGACATCGACCCGGGGTACACCGTGGCAAAACAGAACCGGGCCACTGCATTGAAAGGCAAACCCGGTCCCGCCTGA
- a CDS encoding TATA-box-binding protein, producing the protein MAGQKYESLKIENIVASGAIADSIDIVAFSEKTTNCELNKKRFPGAVYRIEDPKIASLLFSSGKIVLTGIRNSEGLKKGLAVIVKSLNDAGVETLKEPRVAITNMVCSYDLARYINLNKVVVTLNLENIEYEPEQFPGLVYRINDPRIVVLIFSSGKLILTGGKNMEDIKKGLDVLTKKLESIM; encoded by the coding sequence ATGGCTGGTCAGAAGTACGAATCCCTGAAAATTGAAAACATCGTTGCATCCGGTGCCATTGCAGATTCCATCGATATTGTTGCGTTTTCAGAGAAGACAACGAATTGCGAACTCAACAAGAAACGGTTCCCGGGTGCGGTCTATCGTATAGAGGACCCAAAGATTGCATCCCTCCTCTTTTCTTCGGGAAAGATCGTACTGACCGGTATCCGGAACAGCGAAGGGCTCAAAAAAGGGCTTGCAGTTATTGTAAAATCACTCAATGACGCGGGGGTTGAGACCCTCAAAGAGCCCCGGGTTGCAATCACCAACATGGTCTGTTCCTATGATCTTGCCCGGTATATCAATCTCAACAAGGTTGTTGTCACGCTCAACCTGGAAAATATTGAATATGAACCCGAACAGTTCCCGGGCCTCGTGTACCGGATCAACGACCCCCGGATCGTTGTTTTGATCTTCTCTTCGGGAAAACTTATTCTCACCGGGGGCAAAAATATGGAAGACATCAAAAAGGGCCTTGATGTCCTCACCAAGAAACTCGAAAGCATTATGTAA
- a CDS encoding 30S ribosomal protein S17e: MGIKPSYIKNLGTSLLAKQREYFTKNFDENKKQLEVSASIPSKRVRNRVAGYITRRMNAKKRT, encoded by the coding sequence ATGGGAATCAAACCGTCGTACATCAAAAATCTCGGTACCTCGCTTCTTGCCAAGCAGCGGGAGTACTTTACCAAAAATTTCGATGAGAACAAGAAACAGCTGGAAGTATCAGCAAGTATCCCAAGCAAGCGTGTCCGGAACCGCGTTGCCGGGTACATCACCCGAAGAATGAATGCCAAGAAACGCACATAA
- a CDS encoding chemotaxis protein CheB yields the protein MTKPKPKSGPVKKNVPERKSSPDNGAVPEKGEALFPIVGIGASAGGLEAFELFFKTMPADSGMAFVLIPHLDPGHASMLSEILQRNTTMPVHEAEDQTSIRPDHVYIIPPNKDMAIFHGVLQLSTPEQVRGMRLPIDSFFRSLAEDQGERAICVILSGSGSDGTLGLRAVHGAGGVSFVQDPSTAKYDGMPTSASQSGLATYILPVEKITGQLVSYVKNLAQTGVHPVPMASKAVNATRRILMLMRSKTGNDFSQYKQSTIQRRIERRMVVHNLSDMDTYARYLQENPAEVAILFKELLINVTSFFRDKEAFEALETEALPLLFEEKPENYIFRIWVPGCASGEEAYSLAMLFKEKIDEFRQDFRVQIYATDIDDDAIATARAGMYPSNISLDVSPERLRRFFTKEETGFRIKKEIREMVVFAVQNVIKDPPFTKMNLISCRNLLIYFESELQARVIPAFHYALSTGGILFLSPSEGIGNFTDLFSPVNKKWKIYRAKPSGLSARALVAQRFAWTTEPSKKEPGEVFLPSDKTNFAELTRRVLLASFAPPSVITDENGSIIYVHGDTGKYLQPAPGQISTSVIDMAREGLQLDVRSAIQKASAKKTTVVVKGLRVRTNDGIRGVDLTVRPLTDLEPARELLLISFEETKQPPAKKRRSGKSSGTGEQGSQRIEQLEQDLAYTKENLQATIEEMQAANEELKSSNEELQSTNEELQSTNEELETSKEELQSVNEEIVTVNAELQAKIEQLTAVQNDMKNLLENVNIGTIFLDTSLAIRRFTREAKRVFRLAAADTGRPLADIRSNIPDTDLIADAQGVLDSLIPREKPVRTAGGEWFLVRIMPYRTLENVIDGVVMTFSDISALKAVEAEARAACDYAQNIVDTIREPLVVLDSAFEVVSASGAFYRTFGVTPEKTLGKSLFALGNRQWDIPELHELLETVLPKSTTFENFEVRHDFPGIGQRVMVLNGRKVIDDTGSIHHILLVMEDITPQRRGADKKPVRGSRGRA from the coding sequence ATGACAAAACCAAAACCAAAATCCGGCCCGGTAAAAAAGAATGTACCGGAGAGAAAATCCTCTCCTGATAATGGGGCAGTCCCGGAAAAGGGTGAGGCACTGTTCCCTATTGTCGGGATCGGCGCTTCGGCGGGCGGGCTCGAAGCCTTTGAACTCTTTTTCAAGACCATGCCGGCCGACAGCGGCATGGCGTTTGTGCTCATCCCCCACCTCGATCCCGGGCATGCGAGCATGCTTTCCGAGATCCTCCAGCGCAACACCACGATGCCGGTCCATGAAGCAGAAGACCAGACGAGTATCCGGCCGGACCACGTGTACATCATCCCGCCCAATAAGGACATGGCGATCTTCCACGGGGTGCTCCAGCTCAGCACTCCCGAACAGGTCCGGGGGATGCGGCTCCCGATCGATTCGTTTTTCCGGTCGCTTGCCGAGGACCAGGGCGAGCGGGCGATCTGCGTGATTCTTTCCGGCAGCGGGTCTGACGGCACCCTTGGCCTGCGTGCAGTCCACGGGGCGGGCGGGGTCTCGTTTGTGCAGGATCCTTCCACGGCAAAGTACGACGGCATGCCCACAAGCGCGTCCCAGAGCGGTCTTGCCACCTACATCCTGCCGGTGGAAAAGATAACCGGACAACTGGTCAGTTATGTAAAGAACCTTGCCCAGACCGGCGTCCACCCGGTTCCTATGGCGTCAAAAGCGGTGAATGCCACACGAAGGATCCTGATGCTCATGCGGTCAAAGACCGGGAACGATTTCTCCCAGTACAAGCAGAGCACGATCCAGCGCAGGATCGAACGGCGGATGGTGGTACATAATCTCAGCGACATGGACACGTATGCACGCTACCTCCAGGAAAATCCTGCCGAGGTCGCCATCCTCTTTAAGGAGCTGCTCATCAACGTGACCAGCTTTTTCAGGGACAAGGAAGCGTTCGAAGCGCTGGAAACAGAAGCCCTGCCCCTGCTTTTTGAGGAAAAACCGGAGAACTATATCTTCCGGATCTGGGTGCCGGGGTGCGCTTCGGGCGAAGAAGCTTATTCGCTTGCCATGCTTTTTAAGGAGAAGATAGATGAATTCCGGCAGGATTTCAGGGTCCAGATCTATGCAACCGATATCGATGACGATGCGATCGCAACAGCCCGGGCGGGGATGTACCCGTCCAACATCTCCCTTGATGTCTCCCCCGAACGGCTCCGGCGGTTTTTCACTAAAGAGGAGACCGGGTTCCGGATCAAAAAAGAGATCCGGGAGATGGTGGTCTTTGCCGTCCAGAACGTAATAAAAGACCCGCCGTTTACCAAGATGAACCTTATTTCCTGCCGGAACCTGCTGATTTATTTTGAAAGCGAGCTCCAGGCCCGGGTGATCCCGGCCTTCCATTACGCGCTCAGCACCGGGGGGATACTCTTTTTGAGCCCCTCGGAAGGGATCGGGAATTTTACCGATCTCTTTAGTCCCGTCAACAAGAAGTGGAAGATCTACCGGGCCAAACCCTCGGGTCTGTCCGCCCGGGCGCTTGTGGCCCAGCGCTTTGCATGGACCACCGAACCGTCAAAAAAGGAACCGGGCGAGGTTTTCCTCCCCTCCGACAAGACAAATTTTGCCGAACTCACCCGGCGCGTGCTCCTTGCGTCCTTTGCCCCGCCGTCGGTCATAACCGATGAGAACGGGAGCATCATCTATGTGCACGGGGACACCGGCAAGTATCTCCAGCCGGCACCGGGACAGATCAGCACCAGTGTCATCGACATGGCCCGCGAGGGACTGCAGTTGGATGTGAGGAGTGCGATCCAGAAAGCATCTGCAAAGAAGACTACGGTTGTCGTAAAAGGCCTGCGAGTCAGGACGAACGACGGTATCAGGGGAGTGGACCTCACGGTACGCCCGCTTACCGACCTTGAGCCGGCACGGGAACTGCTGCTCATCAGTTTTGAAGAGACAAAGCAGCCTCCCGCAAAAAAACGCCGGTCGGGCAAATCCTCCGGGACCGGGGAGCAGGGATCGCAGCGCATCGAGCAGCTGGAGCAGGACCTTGCCTATACAAAAGAAAACCTGCAGGCCACTATCGAGGAGATGCAGGCAGCAAACGAGGAACTCAAGTCCTCAAACGAGGAACTCCAGTCTACAAACGAAGAACTCCAGTCCACAAACGAGGAGCTGGAAACCTCAAAGGAAGAACTCCAGTCGGTTAACGAAGAGATCGTGACGGTTAACGCAGAGCTGCAGGCAAAGATCGAGCAGCTCACGGCAGTCCAGAACGATATGAAAAACCTTCTCGAAAACGTCAACATCGGTACTATCTTCCTTGACACAAGCCTTGCCATCAGGAGGTTCACCCGCGAGGCAAAGCGGGTATTCCGGCTTGCTGCCGCCGATACGGGAAGGCCGCTTGCGGATATCCGGTCGAACATCCCGGATACGGACCTTATTGCCGATGCACAAGGAGTACTTGACTCGCTCATACCCCGGGAAAAACCGGTTCGCACGGCAGGTGGCGAGTGGTTCCTTGTCCGCATTATGCCGTACCGCACGCTGGAGAACGTAATCGACGGCGTAGTAATGACGTTTTCCGATATCTCCGCGTTAAAAGCAGTGGAAGCCGAGGCCCGGGCAGCCTGCGACTATGCACAGAACATTGTCGATACGATCCGGGAGCCGCTCGTGGTCCTGGATTCTGCCTTTGAAGTGGTTTCGGCAAGCGGGGCATTTTACCGGACCTTTGGCGTGACACCGGAAAAGACCCTGGGGAAATCCCTTTTTGCGCTTGGCAACCGGCAATGGGATATACCGGAACTCCACGAGCTGCTGGAGACAGTCCTGCCAAAGAGTACGACCTTTGAAAATTTCGAAGTCCGGCATGATTTCCCCGGTATCGGGCAGCGGGTCATGGTCTTAAATGGCCGAAAGGTTATTGACGACACGGGGAGTATTCACCATATCCTGCTTGTAATGGAAGATATTACTCCCCAAAGAAGGGGAGCGGATAAAAAACCTGTCCGGGGGAGCCGGGGAAGGGCCTGA
- a CDS encoding PAS domain-containing protein: MAFGKKDKNENEPDTNNVDPSLRTHAEEQLARTKTNAPDFAGHTPEELIHELQVHQIELETQAEELRQAYRALEESRDKYLDLYEFAPLGYLTLSDKGIICEVNLTGAALLGFVRKDLIRARFSTFVTESDGDTWYRYFKKVQDLEGKQVCALSLMRGDGSVFPARLECIRIPGTRDGPPTVRVAVNDITDLRRAGDALRISNKKLNLLSGITRHDINNQLFTINAYLEIIRKNISDPSVQKDFARITAASDRMAKIILFTKEYEQVGAKDPAWQNCHFLVDRAARQADPGNVLVKNDLPAGLEIFADPLVAKVFYNLIDNAARHGGKITTIRFFFQEAGELCIIVCEDDGDGVAADEKELIFER; encoded by the coding sequence ATGGCTTTTGGAAAAAAAGACAAAAACGAGAATGAACCCGATACCAATAACGTTGATCCGTCACTAAGAACGCATGCTGAAGAGCAGCTTGCACGCACAAAAACGAATGCTCCTGATTTTGCCGGGCATACTCCCGAAGAGCTCATCCACGAGTTGCAGGTCCACCAGATCGAACTCGAGACGCAGGCAGAAGAACTCCGACAGGCCTACCGGGCGCTTGAAGAATCCCGGGACAAGTACCTCGACCTGTACGAATTTGCCCCGCTGGGGTACCTCACCCTTTCCGATAAGGGGATTATTTGCGAAGTCAACCTTACGGGTGCTGCTCTTCTTGGTTTTGTGCGCAAGGACCTGATCCGGGCCCGGTTCAGTACATTTGTCACTGAATCCGACGGTGACACATGGTACCGTTATTTCAAAAAAGTCCAGGATCTTGAAGGAAAACAGGTCTGTGCCCTCAGTCTCATGCGGGGCGACGGCTCTGTCTTCCCGGCCCGTCTTGAATGTATCCGGATTCCCGGTACCCGTGACGGACCCCCGACCGTCCGCGTGGCGGTCAATGACATAACGGATCTCAGGCGTGCAGGGGATGCACTCCGGATATCCAATAAAAAACTCAACCTTCTTTCGGGCATCACCCGGCACGACATCAACAACCAGCTCTTTACCATAAATGCGTACCTGGAAATTATCCGGAAAAATATCAGCGATCCCTCTGTGCAGAAAGACTTTGCCCGCATTACTGCGGCAAGTGACCGGATGGCCAAAATAATCCTGTTCACCAAGGAATACGAACAGGTAGGCGCCAAAGATCCCGCATGGCAGAATTGTCATTTCCTTGTTGACCGTGCAGCCCGACAGGCTGATCCGGGGAACGTGCTGGTGAAAAACGATCTTCCGGCCGGACTGGAGATTTTTGCGGATCCGCTGGTTGCAAAGGTTTTTTACAACCTGATCGATAATGCTGCACGTCACGGAGGGAAGATCACGACCATCCGGTTTTTCTTCCAGGAAGCCGGGGAACTGTGCATCATTGTCTGCGAGGATGATGGCGACGGCGTGGCTGCAGACGAGAAGGAGCTGATCTTTGAGCGGTGA
- a CDS encoding sulfurtransferase TusA family protein, whose product MTRRTLDIRGKVCPHCLIAVKKETDTMKPGDDLVVTCDHPPAATKNIPLYAKENGMSVETKTTAPGTWELHITKK is encoded by the coding sequence ATGACCAGAAGAACCCTCGATATCCGCGGGAAAGTCTGCCCGCACTGCCTGATTGCAGTAAAAAAAGAGACCGACACCATGAAGCCCGGCGACGACCTGGTGGTTACCTGCGATCACCCGCCGGCAGCAACAAAGAACATCCCGCTGTACGCAAAGGAGAACGGGATGTCGGTGGAGACCAAAACGACAGCTCCCGGAACATGGGAGCTTCATATTACCAAAAAATAA
- a CDS encoding hybrid sensor histidine kinase/response regulator produces MSEPIRVLLVDDESALLEVSALFLESSGDITVKTVLGAPEAMQLLERERFDVIVSDYQMPVMDGIEFLTEVRRHFGQIPFILFTGRGREEIVILAIDRGADSYVQKGGETKSQFAELAHKIRMAVKRRVAESQTAESKEFLKNVIADAKEGIIVYDRDLRIMLWNRFMEDLTGLPAAEVLGKNTLELFPFHTENGNDILMKQALTGITTETQDFAFVIPSTGKRGWVKSVFSPNYDLSGAIKGVIGIVRDVTERKQAEVALQESEERYRKIFENSPLGMILLTPDLRFFRVNPALAAMTGYSEEELPGMSFADITHPDHLTSDRQSLEDLTAGKIPAYTTEKRYIRKDGSVMWGSVRVTSILDDHAALKYYAAQIEDITERRLTAEALRTTNKKLNLLSGITRHDIANQLLVMSAYVSLLNDQQPDPAAGEYLGKMDRSLTRMNDMIGFSREYEKVGVAAPVWQNCHSLVDIAAKQILMGDTIVKNDLPPHCEVFADPLIFRVFCNLIDNAMRHGKTITTLRFSVADRAGSRVIVCEDDGVGVPAEEKEVIFEQGFGKNTGMGLFLSREILDITGITIKETGEPGRGARFEIILPPGAFRAATIPHAV; encoded by the coding sequence ATGTCCGAGCCAATCCGCGTCCTGCTGGTTGATGATGAATCCGCTCTTCTTGAGGTCAGTGCGCTCTTTTTGGAAAGCTCCGGGGATATCACGGTAAAAACCGTTCTTGGCGCTCCCGAGGCAATGCAGCTGCTTGAACGGGAACGCTTCGATGTCATTGTCTCCGACTACCAGATGCCGGTCATGGACGGCATCGAGTTTCTTACCGAAGTGCGCAGGCACTTTGGGCAGATCCCCTTTATCCTGTTTACCGGGCGCGGAAGAGAAGAGATCGTCATCCTCGCCATTGACCGGGGCGCAGACTCGTATGTCCAGAAAGGCGGGGAGACAAAATCGCAGTTTGCCGAGCTGGCCCACAAGATCCGGATGGCGGTAAAAAGACGGGTGGCCGAATCGCAGACCGCAGAATCCAAGGAGTTTCTCAAAAACGTGATCGCCGACGCAAAAGAAGGGATCATCGTGTATGACCGGGACCTCAGGATCATGCTCTGGAACCGGTTCATGGAAGATCTCACCGGCCTTCCGGCAGCAGAAGTCCTCGGGAAAAACACGCTTGAACTCTTTCCTTTCCACACTGAGAACGGAAACGACATCCTCATGAAACAGGCGCTTACCGGCATCACCACAGAGACACAGGACTTTGCGTTTGTGATCCCGTCAACAGGGAAACGGGGCTGGGTAAAGAGTGTCTTTTCGCCCAACTACGATCTTTCCGGCGCAATCAAAGGGGTGATCGGGATTGTCCGGGATGTCACCGAAAGAAAACAGGCAGAGGTGGCATTGCAGGAAAGCGAGGAGCGGTACCGGAAGATATTCGAGAACAGTCCCCTTGGCATGATCCTGCTCACCCCCGACCTGCGGTTTTTCCGGGTCAACCCGGCATTGGCAGCCATGACCGGATATTCAGAAGAGGAACTGCCGGGTATGTCCTTTGCAGATATCACGCACCCGGACCATCTCACCAGTGACCGGCAGAGCCTTGAGGATCTCACTGCAGGAAAGATCCCGGCCTACACAACAGAAAAACGCTATATCCGCAAAGACGGCAGCGTCATGTGGGGGTCGGTGAGGGTCACAAGCATCCTTGACGACCATGCCGCCCTGAAATATTACGCGGCCCAGATCGAGGATATCACTGAGAGGAGGCTGACCGCCGAGGCGCTCCGCACAACAAACAAGAAACTCAACCTTCTCTCGGGCATCACCCGGCACGACATAGCAAACCAGCTCCTTGTCATGAGTGCTTATGTTTCTCTCCTCAATGACCAGCAGCCGGATCCCGCAGCCGGGGAATACCTCGGGAAGATGGACCGCTCCCTCACCCGCATGAACGACATGATCGGGTTTTCCCGGGAATATGAAAAGGTCGGGGTCGCAGCGCCGGTCTGGCAGAACTGCCATTCCCTTGTCGATATCGCCGCAAAACAGATCCTGATGGGAGACACGATTGTAAAAAACGATCTTCCCCCCCATTGCGAGGTGTTTGCCGATCCCCTCATCTTCAGGGTCTTTTGCAACCTCATCGACAACGCAATGCGGCACGGGAAAACGATCACCACGCTGCGTTTTTCTGTTGCCGACCGTGCGGGAAGCCGGGTAATTGTCTGCGAGGATGACGGCGTAGGGGTCCCGGCAGAGGAAAAAGAGGTTATCTTCGAACAGGGATTTGGGAAGAATACCGGCATGGGCCTCTTTCTTTCCCGGGAAATCCTTGACATCACCGGTATTACCATAAAAGAGACCGGGGAACCCGGCCGGGGAGCGCGGTTCGAGATTATCCTGCCGCCGGGCGCATTCCGGGCAGCGACAATTCCTCACGCCGTGTGA
- a CDS encoding response regulator, translated as MIHLLYGDDDQDICTIIATFCERIGAFSVKSLNSGEAALDWLRTASPDVIVSDYSMPGGMNGMRFLEELRSRGNTTPFIFFSATEDLEVKKEAYREGAFSFICKTPSGKIPIYQLIRAVGWAVARTSPEPGKRQNPGKKVVHETPDP; from the coding sequence ATGATTCACCTCCTGTATGGGGATGACGATCAGGATATCTGTACGATCATTGCCACGTTCTGCGAACGGATCGGGGCGTTTTCCGTGAAGAGCCTTAACTCAGGGGAAGCTGCCCTTGACTGGCTGAGAACGGCGTCGCCCGATGTCATTGTCTCTGATTACAGTATGCCCGGGGGGATGAACGGGATGAGGTTCCTTGAGGAACTGCGTTCCCGTGGCAATACAACCCCGTTTATTTTCTTCTCTGCAACAGAGGACCTGGAGGTAAAAAAAGAGGCTTACCGGGAAGGCGCATTCAGTTTTATCTGCAAGACCCCCTCAGGGAAAATCCCAATCTACCAGCTCATCAGGGCCGTCGGCTGGGCGGTGGCCCGTACATCCCCGGAACCGGGGAAAAGACAAAACCCGGGAAAAAAAGTGGTACATGAAACACCAGACCCATGA